In one Streptomyces sp. NBC_01288 genomic region, the following are encoded:
- a CDS encoding undecaprenyl-diphosphate phosphatase, producing MSVISVGQAAVLGVVEGVTEFLPVSSTGHLKIVEGLMNIPVDDDSVVGFSAVIQVGAIAAVLVYFFKDIVRIVTAWGRGLRNREERYHHDYKFAWWVIYATIPIVIVGLAAKPLIDGPLGSLWVVAASLIVGSGVMWCADQMGRHKRGEDDVTFKDAMLVGSSQILALLFPGFSRSGATMSTGLILDLDRVAATRLSFFLGIPALTGAGIYELKDALGAGVGAAPLAVGTIVSFVVAYASIAWLLKFVAKHSFNAFVIYRIIIGLLLFGLLGTGVLNS from the coding sequence ATGAGCGTCATCAGCGTCGGTCAGGCCGCCGTCCTCGGAGTCGTCGAGGGGGTGACCGAGTTCCTTCCGGTCTCCTCGACCGGCCATCTGAAGATCGTCGAGGGGCTGATGAACATCCCCGTCGACGACGATTCCGTCGTCGGGTTCTCGGCCGTCATCCAGGTCGGCGCCATCGCCGCCGTGCTCGTGTACTTCTTCAAGGACATCGTGCGGATCGTGACCGCGTGGGGCCGTGGCCTGCGCAACCGCGAGGAGCGCTATCACCACGACTACAAGTTCGCCTGGTGGGTGATCTACGCGACGATCCCGATCGTGATCGTGGGCCTGGCCGCCAAGCCGCTCATCGACGGTCCGCTCGGCTCGCTGTGGGTGGTCGCCGCCTCGCTGATCGTCGGCAGTGGTGTCATGTGGTGCGCCGACCAGATGGGCCGGCACAAGCGCGGTGAGGACGACGTCACGTTCAAGGACGCGATGCTGGTGGGCAGTTCGCAGATCCTGGCGCTGCTCTTCCCCGGCTTCTCGCGCTCCGGCGCCACCATGTCCACCGGTCTCATCCTCGACCTGGACCGCGTCGCCGCGACCCGGCTCTCCTTCTTCCTCGGCATCCCCGCGCTGACCGGCGCCGGCATCTACGAGCTGAAGGACGCCCTGGGTGCGGGAGTGGGCGCCGCCCCACTGGCCGTCGGCACGATCGTGTCCTTCGTGGTGGCGTACGCCTCCATCGCCTGGCTGCTGAAGTTCGTCGCGAAGCACTCCTTCAACGCGTTCGTGATCTACCGGATCATCATCGGTCTGCTGCTGTTCGGGCTGCTCGGCACGGGTGTGCTCAACAGCTGA
- a CDS encoding FadR/GntR family transcriptional regulator — protein MEAVLVHLRGAIERGDYAIGDKLPSEAELCRTLEISRPVLREALRALQTMGLTVSKTGKGTFVVANAVEDPTFGDYAASDLLEVRRHVEIPVAGYAALRRTPENLDHLAHLLDRMEQETDTTAWVAMDTLFHLAVAEAAQNPVFRRVIEEIRDALARQSAFLNELGGRREQSNREHRAIVEALIDGSEPDAVEAMSHHLDRVETTLTDIVRPARTNTPTEGGPEA, from the coding sequence ATGGAAGCGGTGCTTGTCCACCTCCGCGGCGCCATCGAGCGCGGCGACTACGCCATCGGCGACAAGCTCCCCTCCGAGGCGGAGCTGTGCCGCACCCTGGAGATCAGCAGGCCCGTGCTCCGCGAGGCCTTGCGGGCCTTGCAGACCATGGGGCTGACCGTCTCCAAGACCGGCAAGGGCACCTTCGTGGTGGCCAACGCCGTGGAGGACCCCACCTTCGGCGACTACGCGGCCAGCGACCTGCTGGAAGTGCGCCGCCACGTCGAGATCCCGGTCGCCGGGTACGCGGCACTGCGCCGCACCCCGGAGAACCTGGACCACCTGGCCCACCTCCTGGACCGCATGGAACAGGAGACCGACACCACCGCGTGGGTCGCGATGGACACGCTCTTCCACCTCGCGGTGGCCGAGGCCGCCCAGAACCCGGTGTTCCGCCGGGTCATCGAGGAGATCCGCGACGCACTGGCCCGCCAGTCCGCGTTCCTCAACGAACTCGGCGGCCGGCGCGAGCAGTCCAACCGCGAGCACCGGGCGATCGTCGAGGCGCTGATCGACGGCAGCGAGCCGGACGCCGTCGAGGCCATGTCCCACCACCTCGACCGGGTCGAGACGACCCTCACCGACATCGTGCGCCCCGCGCGCACGAACACCCCCACGGAAGGCGGACCCGAGGCGTGA
- a CDS encoding amino acid permease codes for MSEQSLHDGVQKRSGHVDAGDAGYSKSLKSRHVNMIAIGGAIGTGLFLGAGGRLADAGPSLFIAYAVCGLFAFLVVRALGELVLYRPSSGAFVSYAREFLGEKGAYIAGWMYFLNWATTGIADITAVAVYTHYWSMFSDVPQWVIALIALAVVLTVNLISVRMFGELEFWFAIIKVSALVVFMLIGIFLLVTQHQVDGTTPGPSLITDNGGIFPNGLLPMLLIIQGVVFAYASVELVGVAAGETENPEKIMPKAINSIMWRVGLFYVGSVVLLSMLLPWNKYSAGQSPFVTVLSNIGIPAAGGVMNLVVLTAAMSSLNSGLYSTGRILRSMAMSGSAPKFTSVMSRSQVPYGGILLTSGICVLGVGLNFVVPADAFEIVLNFAAIGILSTWGMIMLCHFLFWRKTEKGELSRPSYRLPGSPWTELVTLAFLASVLVLMYADGGAGRTTVLCLPLIAAALVAGWFAVRRRVASTSSTAPDA; via the coding sequence GTGAGCGAGCAGTCCCTGCACGACGGCGTGCAGAAACGATCCGGCCATGTCGACGCCGGAGACGCCGGCTACAGCAAGTCCCTGAAGTCCCGGCACGTCAACATGATCGCCATCGGCGGCGCGATCGGCACCGGCCTCTTCCTCGGCGCGGGCGGCCGCCTCGCCGACGCCGGCCCCTCGCTGTTCATCGCGTACGCGGTCTGCGGCCTCTTCGCCTTCCTAGTCGTCCGCGCCCTCGGCGAACTCGTCCTGTACCGGCCCTCGTCCGGCGCCTTCGTGTCGTACGCCCGCGAATTCCTGGGCGAGAAGGGCGCGTACATAGCGGGCTGGATGTACTTCCTCAACTGGGCCACCACAGGCATCGCCGACATCACCGCCGTGGCCGTCTACACTCACTACTGGAGCATGTTCTCCGACGTCCCCCAGTGGGTGATCGCCCTCATCGCGCTCGCCGTGGTCCTCACGGTGAACCTGATCTCGGTGCGGATGTTCGGCGAGCTGGAGTTCTGGTTCGCGATCATCAAGGTCAGCGCACTGGTCGTCTTCATGCTGATCGGCATCTTCCTGCTGGTCACCCAGCACCAGGTCGACGGCACGACCCCCGGCCCGTCCCTGATCACCGACAACGGCGGCATCTTCCCCAACGGCCTGCTGCCCATGCTCCTGATCATCCAGGGCGTCGTCTTCGCCTACGCCTCCGTCGAACTGGTCGGCGTAGCCGCAGGCGAGACCGAGAACCCCGAGAAGATCATGCCCAAGGCGATCAACTCGATCATGTGGCGCGTCGGCCTCTTCTACGTCGGCTCGGTCGTCCTGCTCTCGATGCTGCTGCCGTGGAACAAGTACAGCGCGGGCCAGAGTCCCTTCGTGACCGTGCTGTCGAACATCGGTATCCCGGCGGCCGGCGGCGTCATGAACCTCGTCGTCCTCACCGCGGCCATGTCCTCGCTCAACTCCGGCCTGTACTCCACCGGCCGCATCCTCCGCTCCATGGCGATGTCCGGCTCCGCCCCCAAGTTCACCTCGGTCATGAGCCGCAGCCAGGTCCCCTACGGCGGCATCCTGCTCACCAGCGGCATCTGCGTCCTCGGCGTCGGCCTCAACTTCGTGGTCCCGGCGGACGCGTTCGAGATCGTCCTCAACTTCGCCGCGATCGGCATCCTCTCCACCTGGGGCATGATCATGCTCTGTCACTTCCTCTTCTGGCGGAAGACAGAGAAGGGGGAACTCTCCCGCCCCAGCTACCGGTTGCCGGGCTCTCCCTGGACCGAACTCGTGACGCTGGCCTTCCTCGCCTCCGTCCTGGTCCTCATGTACGCCGACGGCGGCGCCGGACGCACCACCGTGCTCTGTCTGCCGCTGATCGCCGCCGCGCTCGTCGCCGGATGGTTCGCCGTCCGCCGCCGCGTGGCCAGCACGTCCTCCACCGCACCCGACGCGTGA
- a CDS encoding asparaginase yields the protein MYSSSLADPPLIREPLHAPVAHLIRGGMIEGIHYGSVVVLDGDGQVQLQIGDIEAAFYPRSAIKPVQAVAMVRAGLPLDGELLSLAAASHSGEERHLAGARRILELAGLTESDLRNVPDLPFDPVVRDVWVREGRAPSRLAQNCSGKHAAMLYVSKLNGWSLDDYLDPAHPLQQAIAEIVEDLTGQRIARVSVDGCGAPLFSISLHGLARGVSRIVSAAPGTPEARVADAMRDYAEMASGAGRDVAALMRAVPGLLAKDGFEGVQVAALPDGRAVAVKVSDGANRARVPVAAAGLVRAGVDPGLLGEFAGEALLGGGEPVGCVRPVRALDPVLPFSACA from the coding sequence ATGTACAGCAGTTCCCTCGCGGACCCACCCCTCATCCGTGAACCCCTCCACGCACCCGTCGCCCACCTCATACGCGGCGGAATGATCGAGGGCATCCACTACGGCTCCGTCGTCGTCCTCGACGGCGACGGCCAGGTCCAGCTCCAGATCGGCGACATCGAGGCGGCGTTCTATCCGCGCTCGGCGATCAAACCCGTGCAGGCCGTCGCCATGGTGCGGGCCGGGTTGCCGCTCGACGGTGAGCTGCTCTCGCTCGCCGCCGCGAGTCACTCCGGCGAGGAACGTCACCTTGCCGGGGCTCGGCGGATCCTTGAACTCGCCGGGCTCACTGAGTCCGATCTACGCAACGTTCCTGATCTGCCGTTCGACCCGGTCGTGCGGGATGTCTGGGTGCGTGAAGGGCGGGCGCCGTCCCGGCTCGCTCAGAACTGTTCCGGGAAGCATGCGGCGATGTTGTACGTGTCGAAGCTCAATGGTTGGTCGCTCGATGACTATCTCGATCCCGCGCATCCGTTGCAGCAGGCGATCGCGGAGATCGTCGAGGATCTCACCGGGCAGCGGATCGCTCGGGTGAGCGTCGATGGGTGCGGGGCTCCTTTGTTCTCCATCTCGCTGCATGGGCTTGCGCGGGGCGTCTCGCGGATCGTGAGTGCGGCGCCCGGTACGCCTGAGGCTCGGGTTGCCGATGCGATGCGTGACTATGCGGAGATGGCGTCCGGGGCGGGGCGGGATGTGGCCGCGTTGATGCGGGCCGTTCCTGGGTTGTTGGCCAAGGACGGGTTCGAAGGGGTTCAGGTTGCCGCGTTGCCTGATGGGCGGGCTGTTGCCGTGAAGGTCTCGGACGGGGCGAATCGGGCGCGGGTGCCTGTGGCTGCCGCCGGGCTTGTGCGGGCCGGGGTTGATCCTGGGCTGCTTGGTGAGTTTGCGGGGGAGGCGTTGCTTGGGGGTGGGGAGCCGGTGGGTTGTGTTCGGCCTGTGCGGGCTTTGGACCCGGTGTTGCCGTTTTCTGCGTGTGCCTAG
- the aspA gene encoding aspartate ammonia-lyase produces the protein MTAITRREHDLLGDRDVPGDAYWGVHTLRATENFPITGTPISIYPHLINALAAVKEAAALANEELGLLSPEKTGAIVAACREIRDGKLHDQFVVDVVQGGAGTSTNMNANEVVANRALELLGHGKGEYQYLHPNEDVNLGQSTNDVYPTAVKIATVFAVHGLIASMAVLQDAFARKAVEFRDVLKMGRTQLQDAVPMTLGQEFSAYAVMIDEDRQRLDEAVQLIHEINLGATAIGTGLNAPAGYAESARRHLSEITGLPLVTAANLVEATQDCGAFVQMSGVLKRVAVKLSKSCNDLRLLSSGPRAGLGEINLPPVQAGSSIMPGKVNPVIPEVVNQVAFEVIGNDVTITMAAEAGQLQLNAFEPIILHSLSESITHLRAACLTLAERCVDGITANTEALRASVENSIGLVTALNPHIGYTAATDIAKEALATGRGVAELVLEKGLLPAETLAALLRPEVLAGTGPVAV, from the coding sequence ATGACTGCCATTACCCGTCGCGAACATGATCTGCTCGGGGATCGGGATGTACCCGGCGATGCCTACTGGGGTGTTCACACCCTGCGGGCCACCGAGAACTTCCCTATCACCGGGACGCCGATCTCCATCTACCCGCACTTGATCAATGCTCTCGCCGCCGTCAAGGAGGCCGCTGCTCTCGCCAATGAGGAGTTGGGGCTGCTCTCGCCGGAGAAGACGGGCGCCATTGTCGCTGCCTGCCGGGAGATCCGGGACGGGAAGCTGCACGACCAGTTCGTCGTGGACGTGGTGCAGGGTGGGGCCGGTACCTCCACCAACATGAACGCCAACGAGGTTGTCGCGAACCGGGCGTTGGAGTTGCTCGGGCATGGCAAGGGGGAGTACCAGTACCTGCACCCCAACGAGGACGTCAACCTTGGGCAGTCGACCAACGACGTGTATCCGACCGCCGTCAAGATAGCGACGGTCTTTGCCGTACACGGGTTGATCGCGTCAATGGCTGTACTGCAAGACGCCTTTGCCCGTAAGGCTGTTGAGTTTCGTGACGTGCTCAAGATGGGCCGTACACAGTTGCAGGACGCGGTGCCGATGACGCTCGGTCAAGAGTTCTCGGCGTATGCGGTCATGATTGACGAGGATCGTCAACGTCTTGACGAGGCTGTCCAGTTGATCCATGAGATCAACCTGGGGGCCACGGCCATCGGGACCGGGCTCAATGCTCCTGCCGGGTATGCGGAGTCGGCGCGGCGGCATCTCTCGGAGATCACCGGGCTGCCGTTGGTGACGGCGGCGAACCTGGTCGAGGCCACGCAGGACTGCGGGGCGTTCGTGCAGATGTCGGGGGTGCTCAAGCGCGTTGCGGTCAAGCTCTCCAAGAGCTGCAACGACCTGCGGCTGCTGTCCTCGGGGCCGCGTGCGGGGCTCGGGGAGATCAACCTGCCGCCGGTGCAGGCCGGTTCGAGCATCATGCCGGGCAAGGTCAACCCGGTGATCCCCGAGGTCGTCAACCAGGTCGCCTTCGAGGTGATCGGCAACGACGTCACCATCACGATGGCCGCCGAGGCCGGACAGCTCCAGCTCAACGCGTTCGAGCCGATCATCCTGCACTCGCTGTCGGAGAGCATTACGCATCTCCGGGCCGCCTGCCTGACGCTCGCCGAGCGGTGTGTGGACGGCATCACCGCCAACACCGAGGCGCTGCGCGCGAGCGTGGAGAACTCCATCGGCCTGGTGACCGCGCTGAACCCGCACATCGGGTACACGGCCGCCACCGACATCGCCAAGGAGGCCCTCGCCACCGGCCGGGGCGTGGCCGAACTCGTCCTGGAGAAGGGCCTGTTGCCCGCCGAGACGCTCGCCGCCCTGCTGCGGCCCGAGGTTCTGGCCGGCACCGGCCCCGTGGCTGTCTGA
- a CDS encoding glutaminase produces the protein MVIMSPSMAFQPVLERIAGEIERMPGRGLAADYIPALAACDPRRFGMAVAELDGTVYGVGDWRQPFSTQSITKVFTLALDLAREGDELWEHVGREPSGNPFNSLVQLEYESGIPRNPFINAGALVVTDRLQTRTGDAAGELLAFLRTESGNPSLDFDKDVAASESANGDRNAALAHFMKSYGNIDNEVPVLLDQYFRQCSIEASCADLALAAGFLARHGSRADGSRLLTLTQAKQVNAVMLTCGTYDAAGEFAYRVGLPGKSGVGGGIIAIVPGRCTLAVWSPGLDERGNSVAGVAALDRFTTLTGVSVF, from the coding sequence ATGGTGATCATGTCCCCATCGATGGCCTTCCAGCCGGTCCTGGAGCGCATCGCCGGTGAGATCGAGCGGATGCCGGGCCGCGGCCTGGCCGCCGACTACATCCCGGCGCTCGCGGCCTGCGACCCGCGCCGCTTCGGCATGGCCGTCGCGGAACTGGACGGCACGGTGTACGGCGTGGGGGACTGGCGGCAGCCGTTCTCCACGCAGTCCATCACCAAGGTCTTCACCCTCGCCCTCGACCTGGCCCGCGAGGGCGACGAACTCTGGGAGCACGTGGGCCGCGAGCCCTCCGGCAACCCCTTCAACTCCCTTGTCCAGCTGGAGTACGAGAGCGGTATCCCACGCAACCCGTTCATCAACGCGGGCGCGCTCGTCGTCACCGACCGCCTCCAGACCCGTACCGGAGACGCGGCCGGAGAGCTGCTCGCCTTCCTCCGTACCGAGAGCGGGAATCCGTCCCTCGACTTCGACAAGGACGTCGCCGCCTCCGAGTCCGCGAACGGTGACCGCAACGCGGCCCTCGCCCACTTCATGAAGTCCTACGGCAACATCGACAACGAGGTGCCCGTCCTCCTGGACCAGTATTTCCGGCAGTGCTCGATCGAGGCGTCCTGTGCCGATCTCGCCCTCGCCGCCGGTTTCCTGGCCCGGCACGGCAGCCGCGCCGACGGCTCCCGGCTGCTCACCCTCACCCAGGCCAAGCAGGTCAACGCGGTGATGCTGACCTGCGGGACGTACGACGCGGCCGGCGAGTTCGCCTACCGGGTGGGACTGCCCGGCAAGAGCGGGGTGGGCGGCGGGATCATCGCGATCGTCCCGGGCCGGTGCACGCTCGCCGTGTGGAGCCCGGGACTTGACGAGCGGGGGAACTCGGTGGCCGGGGTCGCCGCGCTCGATCGCTTCACGACCCTGACCGGGGTGTCGGTGTTCTGA
- a CDS encoding alpha/beta fold hydrolase: MTDFPRTDVMTVPTSSARTKVNGQEMYYEIHGTAHEGRRPLVLLHGGVQTVGLAFGTMLPALSAERYVIAPELQGHGHTADTDRPLTIPDLASDVVALLDELGVRQADFIGFSLGGLVALELAVRHPERVGRLVPAAAQYSQDGIHEEIRTPDFSSPRMPGQADFEEMSAAYAAVAPHPEHFHDFLAKTSAAANEPLPWTADDLRAVTAPTLLVIGDTDFMRIEHAAEMHRLIPDAQLAVLPGTTHMGVMRHKVLLPLLTEFLG; encoded by the coding sequence ATGACCGACTTTCCCAGAACGGATGTGATGACCGTGCCGACCAGCTCCGCCCGCACCAAGGTGAACGGCCAGGAGATGTACTACGAGATCCATGGCACCGCACACGAGGGCCGACGCCCGCTGGTGCTGCTGCACGGCGGTGTGCAGACCGTCGGTCTGGCCTTCGGGACGATGCTGCCCGCGCTGTCCGCCGAGCGGTACGTGATCGCCCCCGAACTCCAGGGCCACGGCCACACCGCCGACACCGACCGCCCGCTGACGATCCCGGACCTGGCTTCCGACGTGGTGGCACTGCTCGACGAACTCGGCGTCCGGCAGGCCGACTTCATCGGCTTCAGCCTCGGCGGACTGGTCGCGCTGGAGCTCGCGGTCCGGCACCCTGAGCGGGTCGGACGGCTCGTGCCGGCGGCCGCTCAGTACAGCCAGGACGGCATCCACGAGGAGATCCGCACCCCCGACTTCAGCTCGCCCCGGATGCCCGGCCAGGCGGACTTCGAGGAGATGTCCGCCGCCTACGCGGCCGTCGCACCGCACCCCGAGCACTTCCACGACTTCCTCGCCAAGACCTCGGCGGCGGCGAACGAACCGCTGCCGTGGACCGCCGACGACCTGCGCGCGGTGACCGCGCCCACGCTCCTCGTCATCGGCGACACCGACTTCATGCGCATCGAGCACGCGGCCGAGATGCACCGGCTGATCCCGGACGCGCAACTCGCCGTGCTGCCCGGCACCACGCACATGGGGGTCATGCGGCACAAGGTCCTGCTGCCGCTGCTCACCGAGTTCCTGGGCTGA
- the mptB gene encoding polyprenol phosphomannose-dependent alpha 1,6 mannosyltransferase MptB encodes MAFPVDLRRCQVLGLAGTAVLALGGETAGALPAADLFSPASAQAALGLVGVYFGVVLLIAAWLLLGKLIRSAEPPTPRSLFLVLAVWAAPLLLAPPLFSRDVYSYLAQGAMVDAHMDVYAHGPAALGGPLADEVAPLWQHTGAPYGPVFLAVASGLSGLTRGELPAGLFGMRLVALLGVGLMAAALPRLARHSGADPAAALWLGALNPLVLLHLVAGAHNDAIMLGLLGVGLVAALGRWPVLGAVLVTLAALVKAPAALGLAAVVLLQIRAGHRPAKAVTTTVVASAATTVAATALAGTGYGWIGALDTPVSAHNWALTSLLGRATGALLKHLGSDLAPLAVPAWHALGLAVTGAAILAIWFRLRPSPVYALGLSLAVVAAFGPAIRPWYALWGLFLIAAAAPSTSVRHRVAAVTGVLALAVLPSGGPADIGQLVLAVSGGVLAIVVLWQARQAAEAPALGRTA; translated from the coding sequence ATGGCTTTTCCCGTCGATCTCCGCCGCTGCCAGGTACTCGGTCTCGCCGGTACCGCCGTCCTCGCGCTGGGCGGTGAGACGGCCGGGGCGCTGCCGGCCGCGGACCTCTTCTCCCCGGCCTCCGCGCAGGCGGCGCTCGGCCTGGTCGGGGTCTACTTCGGTGTCGTCCTGCTGATAGCGGCCTGGCTGTTGCTCGGCAAGCTGATCCGCAGCGCCGAACCGCCCACCCCGCGCTCCCTGTTCCTGGTCCTCGCGGTATGGGCGGCCCCGCTGCTGCTCGCGCCGCCGCTGTTCAGCCGGGACGTGTACAGCTATCTCGCGCAGGGCGCCATGGTCGACGCCCACATGGACGTCTACGCGCACGGCCCCGCCGCGCTCGGCGGCCCCCTCGCCGACGAGGTCGCCCCGCTGTGGCAGCACACGGGCGCGCCGTACGGCCCGGTGTTCCTCGCCGTGGCGTCGGGGCTGTCCGGACTGACCCGCGGTGAACTCCCCGCCGGGCTCTTCGGGATGCGGCTCGTCGCGCTCCTCGGGGTGGGTCTGATGGCCGCCGCGCTGCCCCGGCTCGCCCGGCACAGTGGCGCCGACCCGGCCGCCGCGCTCTGGCTCGGCGCCCTCAACCCGCTCGTCCTGCTGCACCTCGTCGCGGGTGCTCACAACGACGCGATCATGCTCGGCCTGCTCGGCGTCGGCCTGGTCGCCGCCCTCGGCCGCTGGCCGGTCCTGGGCGCCGTACTCGTCACGCTCGCCGCCCTGGTCAAGGCACCGGCCGCGCTCGGTCTCGCCGCGGTCGTGCTGCTCCAGATCCGCGCGGGCCACCGCCCGGCCAAGGCCGTCACGACGACCGTCGTCGCGTCCGCGGCCACCACGGTCGCGGCGACCGCATTGGCCGGCACGGGCTACGGCTGGATAGGCGCCCTCGACACACCCGTCTCGGCCCACAACTGGGCCCTCACCAGCCTCCTCGGCCGCGCCACCGGCGCCCTGCTGAAACACCTCGGCAGCGACCTCGCGCCCCTCGCGGTCCCGGCCTGGCACGCCCTCGGCCTCGCGGTCACCGGCGCGGCGATCCTCGCCATATGGTTCCGCCTGCGACCCAGCCCGGTCTACGCGCTCGGCCTGAGCCTCGCGGTCGTGGCCGCCTTCGGCCCGGCGATCCGCCCCTGGTACGCCCTGTGGGGTCTCTTCCTGATCGCCGCCGCCGCGCCCAGCACGTCCGTACGACACCGGGTGGCCGCCGTGACCGGCGTCCTCGCCCTCGCCGTCCTCCCGAGCGGCGGCCCCGCCGACATCGGACAACTCGTGCTGGCCGTCTCCGGCGGCGTCCTCGCGATCGTCGTCCTCTGGCAGGCCCGCCAGGCGGCGGAGGCCCCGGCCCTGGGACGCACGGCATGA
- a CDS encoding glycosyltransferase 87 family protein — protein MRTPTTDRGRVLLVLALAAVVTVFTATVPLLRDWFDLRVYYGTVHTWLHRGGRIYDYHVPGTTYGFTYPPFAAVSMAPMGYLGLGTAIIAALVLNLAALGVVLRILAGPGWRRYGWFGWALVACGLALFEPLRDTFSFGQVNLLLLALVLGDGWLLSTGRGRWAGVGIGLAAAIKLTPALFIALLLLARRWKAAAVATAVALAATGLAALVVPDASKFYWTDALWDTTRVGRLDYVSNQSLQGVLARLGETGRPLWATVVVLVLAVWAVRVRRAIVLGDWIAAFALTGLTACLISPITWVHHLVWLLPSFAVLVRAGHPRIAGALYAVMCTSVVWLWFDDSSGIDGFLGSNTYTWITLGLLLWLPTGQTGGSRLILSRIAATTAPAPSTAAATITAVSAQPGPSSGTTAAATGTAEGPDLGLARNASSEPTGSTRPAAAKPQSSSSRASSYTVKPPPA, from the coding sequence ATGAGAACACCCACCACCGACCGCGGCCGCGTCCTCCTGGTGCTGGCCCTCGCCGCCGTCGTCACCGTCTTCACCGCGACCGTCCCGCTGCTCCGCGACTGGTTCGACCTGCGCGTCTACTACGGCACCGTCCACACCTGGCTCCACCGAGGCGGCCGGATCTACGACTACCACGTGCCCGGGACGACCTACGGCTTCACCTACCCGCCGTTCGCCGCCGTCAGCATGGCCCCGATGGGGTACCTCGGCCTCGGCACCGCGATCATCGCCGCACTCGTCCTCAACCTCGCGGCTCTCGGTGTGGTGCTGCGCATCCTGGCCGGGCCCGGATGGCGGCGCTACGGCTGGTTCGGGTGGGCGCTGGTGGCCTGCGGGCTGGCGCTGTTCGAGCCCTTGCGCGACACCTTCAGCTTCGGCCAGGTGAACCTCCTGCTGCTGGCTCTCGTTCTTGGCGACGGCTGGCTCCTGTCCACCGGCCGGGGGCGCTGGGCGGGCGTCGGCATCGGCCTCGCGGCGGCCATCAAGCTCACGCCGGCCCTGTTCATCGCCTTGTTGCTGCTGGCCAGACGCTGGAAAGCCGCCGCGGTCGCGACGGCTGTGGCGCTCGCGGCGACCGGGCTCGCGGCCCTGGTGGTCCCGGACGCGTCGAAGTTCTACTGGACCGACGCGTTGTGGGACACGACCCGGGTGGGCCGCCTCGACTACGTCTCCAACCAGTCCCTGCAAGGCGTCCTGGCCCGGCTCGGCGAGACGGGCCGCCCGCTGTGGGCGACCGTCGTCGTCCTCGTGCTGGCCGTGTGGGCGGTGCGTGTGCGCCGTGCGATCGTCCTGGGGGACTGGATCGCCGCGTTCGCGCTGACCGGGCTGACCGCGTGCCTGATCAGCCCGATCACCTGGGTGCACCACCTGGTGTGGCTGCTGCCGTCGTTCGCCGTGCTGGTCCGCGCCGGACATCCGCGGATCGCGGGCGCCCTGTACGCGGTGATGTGCACGAGTGTCGTGTGGCTGTGGTTCGACGACTCCTCGGGCATCGACGGCTTCCTCGGCAGCAACACGTACACCTGGATCACCCTCGGCCTGCTGCTGTGGCTGCCGACGGGTCAGACCGGCGGGAGCCGCCTGATCTTGAGCCGGATCGCGGCCACCACAGCGCCCGCGCCCAGCACGGCCGCAGCTACGATCACCGCGGTCTCGGCCCAGCCCGGACCCTCGTCCGGTACGACCGCCGCGGCCACCGGCACCGCCGAGGGACCCGACCTCGGCCTGGCCCGCAACGCGTCCAGCGAACCCACCGGATCGACCCGCCCGGCCGCCGCGAAGCCCCAGTCGAGCAGCTCGCGCGCCTCCTCGTACACGGTGAAACCACCGCCGGCCTGA